A single genomic interval of Puntigrus tetrazona isolate hp1 chromosome 1, ASM1883169v1, whole genome shotgun sequence harbors:
- the gprc5bb gene encoding G protein-coupled receptor, class C, group 5, member Bb produces the protein MALRPTLVVILFLIGCRALEDPPKVTAPPPPHGCGATVDPPYRVLCDLESVWGVVLEAIACGGTVSALILAVVLLAKLKTVTEPEKRCGVGPLLLLLAGTMGLFSLSLVFLVGRGEALCMVRRGLWGALFAMCFSCLLAQGVRLKKLAGGRRSPAGSSLAGLAVALTVVQGVIAGEWLLLTVVREGHAACDYLPLDFVLVCSYALALLLAASMLSLAVVLCGGSNREESSRKRMKWRCNAVWLFLSCLSSLLLWVAWLGLYLYGDAAITTVAKDWDEPALAVALVTEGWVLLLFHAIPETHLCLRPSSQRNTDAGQNYYDTPQPPTPQSYHDDERPTNPRAPFAESQAYTVEEHSAVLQTGGYHNGLIRPAVPFRSHVYQPTEMALLMNAGPIPTAPPNFTGRHLW, from the exons ATGGCTCTAAGGCCCACCCTCGTTGTCATTCTCTTCCTGATTGGCTGCCGCGCTCTTGAGGACCCGCCCAAGGTTACGGCCCCGCCCCCTCCGCATGGGTGTGGCGCTACAGTAGACCCGCCCTACAGAGTCCTGTGCGACCTGGAGTCCGTGTGGGGCGTGGTGCTGGAGGCCATAGCGTGCGGCGGCACCGTCTCCGCCCTGATCCTGGCCGTGGTTCTCCTGGCCAAGCTGAAAACGGTAACGGAACCGGAGAAGCGCTGCGGAGTCGGTCCCCTCCTCCTCCTATTGGCCGGAACCATGGGCCTCTTCAGCCTATCGCTGGTGTTCTTGGTGGGGCGTGGCGAGGCGCTCTGCATGGTGCGGCGCGGCCTGTGGGGGGCGCTGTTCGCCATGTGCTTCTCCTGTTTGCTGGCGCAGGGAGTGCGGCTGAAGAAGCTCGCCGGAGGGAGGCGGAGCCCGGCAGGCAGCTCTCTCGCCGGATTGGCTGTCGCGCTCACTGTGGTTCAAGGCGTCATCGCCGGGGAATGGCTGCTGCTTACGGTGGTCCGCGAGGGACACGCAGCCTGCGATTACCTGCCTTTAGACTTCGTGCTGGTGTGCAGCTACGCTCTGGCGCTGTTGCTAGCCGCCAGCATGCTGTCGTTGGCTGTGGTGTTGTGCGGAGGAAGCAACAGAGAGGAGTCGAGCCGGAAGAGGATGAAGTGGAGGTGCAACGCTGTCTGGCTTTTCCTCTCGTGTCTGTCCTCGCTGCTGCTCTGGGTGGCCTGGCTCGGTCTCTATCTGTACGGCGACGCCGCCATCACGACCGTGGCGAAGGACTGGGACGAGCCTGCTTTAGCGGTGGCGCTGGTGACCGAGGGCTGGGTGCTGCTGTTATTTCACGCCATCCCGGAAACGCACCTGTGCCTGCGCCCGTCCAGTCAGAGGAACACAGACGCCGGCCAGAACTATTACGACACCCCTCAGCCGCCGACGCCGCAGAGTTACCATGACGACGAGCGGCCGACCAATCCCAGAGCTCCGTTCGCAGAGAGCCAGGCGTACACCGTAGAAGAGCACAGTGCAG TTCTGCAGACGGGAGGTTATCACAACGGTCTGATACGCCCCGCCGTGCCGTTCCGCAGTCACGTCTACCAGCCCACCGAGATGGCCCTGCTCATGAACGCCGGGCCG ATCCCCACCGCTCCTCCCAACTTCACGGGGAGGCATCTGTGGTGA